From the Halorhabdus utahensis DSM 12940 genome, one window contains:
- a CDS encoding beta-glucosidase family protein codes for MATQDPDTTTDRIESLIDRLTLEEKIDFVHGEDDPDERATGFLPGVERLDIPSLSMVDGPLGVRPGTATAFPASIALAASWDVDLAREQGAALGREVLGADQDVLLAPGFNIIRVPQCGRSFEYYSEDPYLSSRLAVGTIDGVQKDAGAIATAKHFVANNQEQDRHEVSAEVSERALREIYLPAFEAAVTEGEVGSVMAAYNRINGTYATEHEWLLSDVLKDEWGFSGYVVSDWWATTDGVAAANAGLDVDMPGIPVPQWHVTENRIHDVIEGLPDALPKRSIAKLVSTPWLPENVNPNLFDRSPFEVQLRDAVEHGQVAESTLDEKIRRVLGQMNRFGLFDDEQPEGAVDAAEHRDRSRRVAERGAVVLQNDDEVLPLSPEIDSIAVIGPNADTAKIGGGGSSAVTPSSTVSPLAGVRERVDGDTRVAFARGTERIEDHHDASESIVDLSLSASETPAVDTVLGNDTPERDDAVIAARQADVAVVVVQDDATEGEDRSLWLPGEQDRLVAAVADAADRTVVVCNTAGPIRMPWAEDVDGIVEMWYPGQEDGHATAAILFGDSDPGGRLPVTFGRRLDDYPAATEERYPGVGLEAEYDEGVFVGYRHFDDEGIEPQFAFGHGLSYTDFTYSDVTVEADGEEGATIEGGDEPGVSVEVTVENVGDRPGRDVVQVYLGPAEAAVERPPKALAGFEPITLDAGETTTVTLSIDARAFAYYDVEAGEWVATEGEYTVLVGRSAQDIVDEETIAIEESTIVE; via the coding sequence ATGGCAACCCAAGACCCAGACACGACGACTGATCGGATCGAATCACTGATCGACCGGCTCACGCTCGAAGAGAAAATAGACTTCGTCCACGGTGAGGACGATCCGGACGAACGGGCGACAGGGTTCCTCCCGGGCGTCGAGCGGCTCGATATCCCATCGCTCTCGATGGTCGACGGGCCGCTGGGCGTCCGACCGGGGACGGCGACCGCGTTCCCGGCGTCGATCGCCCTGGCCGCCTCGTGGGACGTCGATCTCGCCCGTGAACAGGGCGCGGCACTCGGTCGGGAGGTGCTGGGTGCCGACCAGGACGTTCTGCTCGCACCGGGGTTCAACATCATCCGAGTGCCCCAGTGCGGTCGCAGCTTCGAGTACTACAGCGAGGACCCGTACCTGTCGAGTCGACTCGCCGTCGGGACCATCGACGGCGTCCAAAAGGACGCCGGCGCGATCGCCACCGCCAAGCACTTCGTCGCCAACAACCAGGAGCAGGACCGTCACGAGGTAAGCGCCGAAGTGAGCGAGCGCGCACTGCGAGAGATCTACCTGCCGGCCTTCGAGGCGGCGGTCACGGAGGGCGAGGTCGGCTCGGTGATGGCCGCCTACAACCGGATCAACGGGACATACGCGACCGAACACGAGTGGCTGTTGAGCGACGTCCTCAAAGACGAGTGGGGCTTTTCGGGCTACGTCGTCAGCGACTGGTGGGCGACGACCGATGGCGTGGCAGCCGCCAACGCCGGCCTCGATGTCGACATGCCGGGGATTCCGGTACCGCAATGGCACGTCACGGAGAATCGAATCCACGACGTGATCGAGGGGCTCCCTGACGCCCTCCCGAAGCGATCGATTGCCAAACTCGTCTCGACGCCGTGGTTGCCGGAGAACGTGAATCCGAACCTCTTCGATCGAAGTCCCTTCGAAGTGCAGCTGCGGGACGCCGTCGAACACGGACAGGTGGCCGAGTCGACGCTAGACGAGAAGATCAGACGGGTCCTCGGACAGATGAACCGTTTCGGGTTGTTCGACGATGAGCAACCCGAGGGGGCCGTCGACGCAGCCGAGCATCGCGACCGGTCACGGCGCGTCGCCGAGCGCGGGGCAGTCGTCCTCCAGAACGACGACGAGGTGCTCCCACTGTCGCCCGAGATCGACTCGATCGCCGTGATCGGCCCGAACGCCGACACGGCCAAGATCGGCGGCGGCGGGAGTTCCGCGGTCACGCCGTCTTCGACGGTCAGTCCACTGGCAGGGGTCCGTGAGCGCGTCGACGGCGACACCCGGGTTGCGTTCGCCCGTGGGACCGAACGGATCGAGGATCATCACGACGCTTCGGAGTCGATCGTCGATCTCTCGCTGTCGGCTTCGGAAACGCCAGCGGTCGACACCGTGCTGGGCAACGACACACCGGAACGTGACGATGCCGTCATTGCTGCCCGGCAGGCGGATGTCGCCGTGGTGGTAGTCCAGGACGACGCGACCGAGGGCGAGGATCGATCGCTCTGGCTGCCGGGCGAGCAGGATCGACTCGTCGCTGCCGTCGCCGACGCCGCCGACCGGACCGTCGTCGTCTGTAACACCGCCGGCCCGATCCGGATGCCCTGGGCCGAAGATGTCGACGGGATTGTCGAGATGTGGTATCCCGGCCAGGAGGACGGACACGCCACGGCGGCGATTCTCTTCGGCGACAGCGATCCCGGCGGCCGGTTGCCGGTCACCTTCGGTCGGCGACTCGACGACTACCCGGCGGCGACCGAGGAACGGTATCCGGGGGTCGGGCTAGAAGCCGAGTATGACGAAGGCGTCTTCGTCGGCTATCGTCACTTCGACGACGAGGGGATCGAACCTCAGTTCGCGTTCGGGCACGGGCTGAGCTACACCGACTTCACGTATTCCGACGTGACAGTCGAGGCTGACGGCGAAGAAGGCGCAACCATCGAGGGCGGCGACGAACCGGGCGTGAGTGTCGAGGTGACAGTCGAGAACGTCGGTGACCGTCCGGGTCGGGATGTCGTACAGGTGTATCTCGGCCCGGCCGAGGCCGCAGTCGAACGACCGCCGAAAGCGCTTGCCGGCTTCGAACCCATCACACTCGACGCGGGCGAGACGACAACAGTCACGCTTTCCATCGACGCGAGAGCGTTCGCGTACTACGACGTCGAGGCGGGCGAGTGGGTCGCAACTGAAGGGGAATACACTGTTCTTGTCGGTCGCTCCGCCCAGGATATTGTCGACGAAGAGACAATAGCCATCGAGGAATCGACGATCGTCGAGTAG
- a CDS encoding mechanosensitive ion channel family protein has protein sequence MYSWLNELIEGLSLLEATVLIVGGSFAVAFLFEVGLIRGIRVLVRRTETELDDVVLKSLRWPVVITIGLAGIWGFSQTPVATETLLDQAILDAVFARPTLSIIVVAWTWSFHRVVERGLDVLQSTDRHFDAAPVFSNVWTLAMAVTAIGLLLTIWGIEISPLLGAAGIAGIAIGFAAKDTVANFFGGIALFFDDTYKLGDFVVLESGDSGSVVKIGIRSTTLLSRDNVMVTVPNSMLNAGKVVNESAPQSRRRIKIPIGVAYGTDLDAFESAVLDVATGSDHVIGKPEPRMRFRDFGESALEYELLCWVRGPKRTGRARHYLLRGIDAALRDADIEIPYPKRDVQVSDRSMDAGGEPVEEAATDGD, from the coding sequence ATGTATTCCTGGCTCAACGAACTCATCGAAGGGCTGTCGCTACTCGAGGCGACGGTCCTCATCGTTGGCGGCTCCTTCGCTGTCGCGTTCCTCTTCGAGGTCGGGCTCATACGCGGAATACGCGTGTTGGTCCGGCGGACCGAGACGGAACTCGACGACGTCGTGCTCAAATCGCTCCGTTGGCCCGTCGTGATCACTATCGGCCTCGCCGGGATCTGGGGGTTCAGCCAGACGCCCGTCGCGACGGAGACGTTGCTCGACCAGGCGATCCTCGACGCGGTGTTCGCCCGGCCGACGCTCTCGATCATCGTCGTCGCCTGGACCTGGTCGTTTCACCGGGTCGTCGAGCGAGGGCTCGACGTCCTCCAGTCGACGGACCGGCACTTCGACGCTGCTCCAGTGTTCTCGAACGTCTGGACCCTGGCCATGGCAGTCACAGCTATTGGTCTGCTGTTGACCATCTGGGGTATCGAGATCTCCCCGCTCCTCGGTGCCGCCGGTATCGCGGGCATCGCCATCGGGTTCGCGGCCAAGGACACCGTCGCGAACTTCTTCGGCGGCATCGCGCTCTTCTTCGATGATACGTACAAGCTCGGTGACTTCGTGGTCCTCGAAAGCGGTGACAGCGGGTCCGTCGTCAAGATCGGCATCCGCTCGACGACGTTGCTTTCCCGGGACAACGTGATGGTGACGGTCCCGAACTCGATGTTGAACGCCGGGAAGGTCGTCAACGAGTCCGCCCCCCAGAGCCGTCGGCGCATCAAGATCCCCATCGGCGTGGCCTACGGCACGGATCTCGACGCGTTCGAGTCGGCTGTCCTCGACGTCGCCACGGGAAGCGATCACGTGATCGGCAAGCCCGAGCCACGGATGCGGTTCCGGGATTTCGGCGAATCCGCGCTGGAGTACGAGTTGCTCTGCTGGGTCCGAGGCCCAAAGCGGACTGGCCGTGCGAGACACTACCTCCTCCGTGGGATCGATGCCGCCCTTCGAGACGCCGACATCGAGATCCCCTACCCGAAGCGCGATGTCCAAGTCAGTGATCGGTCGATGGATGCCGGGGGTGAGCCAGTGGAAGAGGCGGCCACGGACGGCGACTGA
- a CDS encoding type II toxin-antitoxin system RelE family toxin, with translation MTSDDDAWDWAFSSRAEDQFAQLDDDTQQRIMDKLDEVVSSEWREPGDYLEPLTNSPFKKLRVGDYRLGCRLLDEKRLLRVESVRARDGAYTADD, from the coding sequence ATGACGAGTGACGACGACGCGTGGGACTGGGCGTTCTCCTCACGTGCGGAGGATCAGTTCGCCCAGCTCGACGACGACACCCAGCAGCGAATCATGGACAAACTCGACGAAGTGGTCTCTTCGGAGTGGCGCGAACCCGGTGACTATCTGGAACCGCTGACGAACTCTCCATTCAAGAAACTCCGCGTCGGTGACTATCGCTTGGGTTGCCGGCTCTTGGACGAGAAGCGCCTGCTCCGCGTCGAGAGCGTTCGCGCCCGAGACGGGGCATACACAGCCGACGACTGA
- a CDS encoding ribbon-helix-helix domain-containing protein, which produces MSEADANDPDPEIDRINLRISRSFLEVVDESWRERGFNSRSEFIRYALRDAVNHPEGAGFWKDLAISEADLTDGEAISSEEMRATYGHDDE; this is translated from the coding sequence ATGTCAGAAGCCGACGCCAACGATCCCGACCCCGAGATCGACCGGATCAACCTCCGGATCTCGCGGTCGTTCCTCGAGGTCGTCGACGAGTCCTGGCGCGAACGAGGGTTCAACAGTCGGAGCGAGTTCATTCGCTATGCACTCCGCGACGCGGTCAACCACCCCGAAGGGGCGGGGTTCTGGAAAGACCTGGCGATCAGCGAGGCAGACCTTACCGATGGTGAGGCGATCTCCAGCGAGGAAATGCGGGCGACCTACGGCCACGATGACGAGTGA
- a CDS encoding DUF309 domain-containing protein, with translation MDEHTRDDSVGPPAGSPTGWDPDAEQWEHATLRRAVVHGVALYNDGAFHESHDCFEDEWYNYGRGTTESAFLHGMVQVAAGAYKHDDFENDDGMRSLFETALQYLQDVPRDYYGVAILDVRTTVTNAIADPTVLDGWVITLDGEAPEARDADYQYAESLE, from the coding sequence ATGGACGAGCACACGCGCGACGACAGCGTCGGCCCGCCGGCGGGGTCGCCGACGGGGTGGGACCCCGACGCCGAGCAGTGGGAGCACGCGACCCTCCGGCGTGCGGTCGTCCACGGCGTCGCGCTGTACAACGACGGCGCGTTCCACGAATCGCATGACTGCTTCGAGGACGAGTGGTATAATTATGGGCGTGGGACCACCGAGAGTGCGTTCCTCCACGGGATGGTCCAGGTCGCGGCGGGCGCGTACAAACACGACGACTTTGAGAATGACGATGGCATGCGGAGTCTTTTCGAGACTGCCTTGCAGTATCTGCAGGACGTTCCGCGCGACTACTACGGCGTTGCCATTCTCGACGTGCGGACCACCGTCACGAACGCCATCGCCGATCCGACTGTGCTGGATGGGTGGGTCATTACCCTTGACGGCGAAGCCCCTGAGGCCCGGGACGCCGATTATCAGTACGCCGAAAGCCTTGAGTGA
- a CDS encoding glycoside hydrolase family 2 protein, which translates to MYLHTESRETTTLDGTWQAIPDPYRSFQDGWFDDRDVPLLEDPHAPADYDVDDGFPVEVPGCVGEQLPEFEYYEGMVWHTRRFDREDNGNRLFLRFGAVNYEADVWLNGEHLLTHEGGYTPFSVEITDAVSREDNLLVVGVDNERREDGIPGMQTDWFNFGGISRSVDLLATPETFVRNVNVETSVDETVTASITAWIDGPEPGDVHATIPGLGAEAPLEPDDSDGAVTRLTGEITLDRDDVELWHPDGPRLYDVCVESESDAVEVRTGFRAVDVEGSDILVNGESIEIRGISMHEEAAGRGRALTPGDIDQRFEWVAELGCNFVRLAHYPHTAAMARRADEEGILLWEEVPAYWDIDFGDKDVQALYRQQLRELIQRDWNRPSVALWSIANETDPEGEVRNRVLPEMASFARELDDTRLVTAACWFDETDDGLALLDPLVEHLDVVGINEYYGWYVGDAGDVRSFVDDPTGPPVIVSETGAGAKWGNHGDEDDRWTEEFQAAYYRESLEAIESVEQIVGTTPWILFDFKSPRRMNPHQRGYNRKGLLDEHGRKKRAFSVLRDHYCDP; encoded by the coding sequence ATGTATCTCCACACCGAGAGCCGCGAAACGACCACACTCGACGGGACCTGGCAGGCGATCCCGGACCCCTACCGATCGTTCCAGGACGGGTGGTTCGACGACCGGGACGTTCCCCTCCTCGAAGACCCGCACGCACCCGCCGATTACGACGTCGATGACGGGTTCCCGGTCGAGGTGCCGGGCTGCGTCGGCGAGCAGCTCCCGGAGTTCGAGTACTACGAGGGGATGGTCTGGCACACCAGACGCTTCGACCGGGAGGACAACGGCAACCGGCTCTTCCTGCGCTTTGGCGCGGTCAACTACGAGGCCGACGTCTGGTTGAACGGCGAGCACCTCCTGACCCACGAGGGAGGATACACCCCCTTTTCGGTGGAAATCACCGACGCGGTATCTCGCGAAGACAACCTTCTGGTCGTCGGTGTCGATAACGAACGACGCGAGGACGGAATCCCAGGCATGCAGACCGACTGGTTCAACTTCGGCGGTATCTCTCGGTCCGTGGATCTTCTCGCCACCCCGGAGACGTTCGTTCGGAACGTGAACGTCGAGACCAGCGTCGACGAGACTGTGACGGCGTCGATCACCGCCTGGATCGACGGGCCGGAACCGGGCGATGTCCACGCGACGATACCGGGCCTGGGTGCAGAGGCCCCGCTCGAACCAGACGATTCCGATGGAGCGGTTACCCGACTCACCGGCGAGATCACGCTCGACCGGGACGACGTCGAGCTGTGGCACCCCGACGGCCCGCGGCTTTACGATGTCTGCGTCGAATCGGAGAGTGACGCCGTCGAAGTACGGACCGGCTTTCGTGCGGTCGACGTCGAGGGCAGCGACATTTTGGTCAACGGTGAGTCGATCGAGATCCGTGGGATCTCGATGCACGAAGAGGCCGCCGGACGCGGGCGGGCGCTGACTCCCGGCGATATCGATCAGCGATTCGAGTGGGTGGCTGAACTCGGCTGTAACTTCGTTCGGCTCGCCCATTATCCACACACGGCGGCGATGGCTCGCCGGGCCGACGAGGAGGGGATCCTGCTGTGGGAGGAGGTCCCGGCCTACTGGGACATCGATTTCGGCGACAAAGACGTCCAGGCGCTGTATCGCCAGCAACTCCGCGAGTTGATCCAGCGTGACTGGAACCGGCCGTCGGTCGCCCTGTGGTCGATCGCAAACGAGACCGATCCCGAGGGCGAAGTGCGAAATCGCGTCCTCCCCGAAATGGCCTCGTTCGCCCGGGAACTCGACGATACGCGGCTCGTGACTGCCGCCTGCTGGTTCGACGAGACTGACGACGGGCTGGCGTTGCTCGATCCGCTGGTCGAGCATCTCGATGTCGTTGGAATCAACGAGTACTACGGCTGGTACGTCGGCGACGCGGGCGACGTTCGTTCGTTCGTCGACGATCCGACGGGCCCGCCGGTCATCGTCTCGGAAACGGGCGCGGGAGCGAAGTGGGGCAATCACGGCGACGAGGACGACCGCTGGACGGAGGAGTTCCAGGCTGCCTACTATCGCGAATCGCTCGAAGCGATCGAGAGCGTCGAGCAGATCGTCGGGACAACTCCGTGGATCCTCTTTGACTTCAAGAGCCCCCGCCGGATGAATCCACACCAGCGGGGCTACAATCGCAAAGGGCTCCTCGACGAACACGGTCGAAAGAAGCGTGCGTTCTCGGTGCTGCGCGATCACTACTGCGACCCGTAG